The genomic segment AATGAGACCCGCTTAAAGAAATACACACGCTATTACACCAGCAAGCGGCGGCTCCCCATACCTGATGTGATGATGGACGAAATTTACTTTGACGCTATCGTCGGTACGGTAGAGGAAGACGTTATGCCGCTTGCAGACGGTAAAAACTTTGAACCCGATAAGCCGGTTAGCGGCATGGAGTTTTACCGCTGGCTTTTAAAAGCCGATGCTCTCCGCTAAATATATGGCAGCTAAATGTGAGGCGCCCTTTACAACATGCTCTTTACATGGCCTTTACACCGTCTGTAAAATGTGTAATAGTTGCGGATATAGGAGTCAATAATGGAAAAATTTGTTTCGTGGGATGTCAGCTATGATGTTGGAGTTCCGAGTGTAGATAAGCAGCATCGCCACTTAGTAGATTTAATCAATAACTTATACAATGCCTGTCTTGGAGAGAAAGCCGAGCTTGAAGAAACGTTTAGGGATGTGATGAAAGAACTGGTAGACTATGTAATGATTCACTTTAAAGATGAAGAAGTTATTATGGAGCAAATGAATTACCCCGGTCTAAAAGAACACAAACAAAAACATGAACTATTTATTAAAGAAATTTTAAAATCCGTTAATGCCTATCAAAACGGCAAGCAGTTTGTCCCCAATTCATTTGTCCGTTTTTTACGCGACTGGCTGTTTAATCATATTTTAATCGATGATAAAGCTTGGGCACGTTATTACTTTTCAATAAAAAAATAAAAGAAGTCGCTGATACTTTTAATTTTAGAAGTTTCTATCGAATCTATCTTACCGAATATATCTTATGAAAAGGGCATCCTAAAAGCTGCAAACTTTTAGGATGCCCTTTTCATATCGAATAGTTTTAGCGGGTAACGATGCGGATAAACCGCTTTTTCCCTGCGCGGAGAATGAGCTCACCTGTTTTGTCCAAGACGGCGGCGGTAATAACCGCTTTAAAATCGGTAACCGGCTGACCGGCCGCAAGGGCGCCCCCTTGTTCTATTAAACGGCGGGCATCGCTTTTGGTGGCGCATAAACCGCTTTGAACAAATAAATCGACAACCGGAATGCCCTGTTCAAATACGGCTCGGTTCATTTCTATCGTCGGCATTGCGCTCTTATCTCCGCCGCCGCCGAATGCGGCTTTAGCGCCGGTAAGCGCTGTGTCGGCTTCGTCTTTTCCGTGTATTTCTTTGGTAACTTCCCATGCAAGTCGTTCTTTTGCCTCGTTGATATTGCCGGCGCAGATGCGGTCGATCTCTTCTATCGGAAGGAAGGTAAACAACAACATGAACCTTCGCACATCGGCGTCGTCAACATTCCGCCAGTATTGGAAAAAGTCGAATACGGGAGTCATCTCTTTGTCTAAAAAAAGTGCACCTTTTTCGCTCTTTCCCATTTTTTTGCCGTCGCTGCGGGTAATAAGCGGGAAGGTTAAACCGAATACCTCATCGCCGGTCTTGCGGCGTACTAAGTCAACCCCTGCGACAATATTTCCCCATTGATCGTCGCCCCCTATTTGCAGGCAGCAATGATGTTTTTGATGCAGCATTAAAAAGTCATAGCTTTGCAAAAGCTGATAGTTAAATTCAAGGAAGGACAACCCCGTTTCCATACGTATCTTGTATGCTTCAAATGAAAGCATTTTATTAACCGAAAAACAGGAGCCGATATCCCTAAGGAAATCGATATAGTTTAAGTCGGCCAGCCAGTTTTTGTTGTTTTCGGGAAAGGCTGTTTTCCCGTCAAAGCCGATAAAGCGGTCTAGTTGGGCTTTTATCTTTTCAACATTTTCATCAAGCTGCCGATAGTCCAGCATTTTGCGCATTTCGGTTTTTCCCGAAGGGTCGCCGATACGACCCGTACCTCCGCCCAGCAAGGCAATACCGATATGCCCCGCGTCGCGTAAATGCCTAAGCGCAAACTGGGGAACAAGATGCCCGATATGCAGGCTGCCGCCGGTAGGATCGGTACCGATGTAAAACGTAACCGGCCCTTTATCCATTAATGCGGACAGCGCTTCCACATCAGTGCATTGCTGAAAAAATCCGCGGTCTATTAATGTCTGTAAAGCTTTATTCATAACCGGATAATACTCTTTTTTATAAATAAATGCAACTTTTGATAAAAAAAACAGCTTCCGGTATACCGGAAGCTGTTATGATGATGCAATAATTGCTTATGTTACCGGCAGAGCTGATAACATAGCGCAGCAAACAAGTTATTTATTCATAAATTTGAGCAGGTCGATAACGCGGTTGGAATAGCCCCATTCGTTATCATACCATGACACTACTTTGAAGAAGCGCTTTTCGCCCGGAAGGTTATTCTGGAGCGTTGCCTTGCTGTCATAGATGGAAGATCGTTTGTCGTGAATAATATCGGTGGAAACGATGTCTTCGTTGCAATAGCCTAAAATCCCCTTCATATAGGTTTCGGAAGCTTTCTTGAATGCTGCATCCAACTCTTCAATAGAGGTATCTTTTGTTGCGCGGAAGGTTAAATCGACAACCGAACCGGTGGGGGTCGGTACGCGGAATGACATACCGGTCAGCTTGCCCTTTGTTGAAGGCAATACCTCGCCGACAGCCTTAGCAGCGCCGGTAGTAGACGGAATAATATTGATAGCAGCAGCCCGTCCTCCGCGCCAGTCTTTCATCGAAACACCGTCAACGGTCTTTTGTGTTGCGGTATAAGAGTGAATCGTTGTCATCAGTCCTGTTTCAATTCCGAAACCTTCTTTTAAGATAACATGAACGATAGGAGCCAAACAGTTGGTGGTGCAGCTCGCATTGGAAACAACGTGATGCTTTGCGGGGTCATATTCGTTTTCGTTGACGCCCATAACGATTGTCTTAATGGGCTTTGCGGCATCGGCGCTCTTGCCGGGTGCGGAAATAATAACTTTCTTTGCCCCCGCTTCCAAGTGTCCGTACGCTTTTTCGTTTGTATAAAGGCCGGTACTTTCGATAACAAGATCGATGCCTAATTCCTTCCACGGGAGCTGTGCAGGAGTTAAGCCCTTACCGGAGACGCATTTGATTTCGTGGCCGTTAATCACTAAGATATCTTCACCCTTAGTACCGATTTCGGCATTCATCTTGCCCTGTACGGAATCATACTTGAGCTGATATGCAAAATACTTTGCATCGGTTGAAAGATCGACAACAGCAACGACATCGAATTTATCCTTTCCAAGCAAATTCTGTTCAACCAATGCCTGAAATACGAGCCGGCCGATTCTGCCGAATCCG from the Treponema vincentii F0403 genome contains:
- the gap gene encoding type I glyceraldehyde-3-phosphate dehydrogenase; the protein is MKVAINGFGRIGRLVFQALVEQNLLGKDKFDVVAVVDLSTDAKYFAYQLKYDSVQGKMNAEIGTKGEDILVINGHEIKCVSGKGLTPAQLPWKELGIDLVIESTGLYTNEKAYGHLEAGAKKVIISAPGKSADAAKPIKTIVMGVNENEYDPAKHHVVSNASCTTNCLAPIVHVILKEGFGIETGLMTTIHSYTATQKTVDGVSMKDWRGGRAAAINIIPSTTGAAKAVGEVLPSTKGKLTGMSFRVPTPTGSVVDLTFRATKDTSIEELDAAFKKASETYMKGILGYCNEDIVSTDIIHDKRSSIYDSKATLQNNLPGEKRFFKVVSWYDNEWGYSNRVIDLLKFMNK
- a CDS encoding bacteriohemerythrin translates to MEKFVSWDVSYDVGVPSVDKQHRHLVDLINNLYNACLGEKAELEETFRDVMKELVDYVMIHFKDEEVIMEQMNYPGLKEHKQKHELFIKEILKSVNAYQNGKQFVPNSFVRFLRDWLFNHILIDDKAWARYYFSIKK
- the tyrS gene encoding tyrosine--tRNA ligase; amino-acid sequence: MNKALQTLIDRGFFQQCTDVEALSALMDKGPVTFYIGTDPTGGSLHIGHLVPQFALRHLRDAGHIGIALLGGGTGRIGDPSGKTEMRKMLDYRQLDENVEKIKAQLDRFIGFDGKTAFPENNKNWLADLNYIDFLRDIGSCFSVNKMLSFEAYKIRMETGLSFLEFNYQLLQSYDFLMLHQKHHCCLQIGGDDQWGNIVAGVDLVRRKTGDEVFGLTFPLITRSDGKKMGKSEKGALFLDKEMTPVFDFFQYWRNVDDADVRRFMLLFTFLPIEEIDRICAGNINEAKERLAWEVTKEIHGKDEADTALTGAKAAFGGGGDKSAMPTIEMNRAVFEQGIPVVDLFVQSGLCATKSDARRLIEQGGALAAGQPVTDFKAVITAAVLDKTGELILRAGKKRFIRIVTR